A part of Setaria viridis chromosome 8, Setaria_viridis_v4.0, whole genome shotgun sequence genomic DNA contains:
- the LOC117866753 gene encoding uncharacterized protein: protein MAAASDRAEVDTARPFRSVKEAVAVFGDRITVGESHSRHSSSAAATATANASASANSMPTASAKHEASSSSSTMTFSPNPMAEAEEEIMPATVPMYSAPSSPPSLTSSPSPIKARGDDRDHEVGGLVVMRSIRKLEAEVAETRQEVAQLRKRGNEMEMAVASLNAQLHRGLSKLAEMEADRAAAAARRSIGGDTDVASTLRSERWGDKLGAGEYLPSFSHALSLGEIDDAELMGSRSRKAQKVKPIVPLIGDILFSKRKSTKEKLDDGFYSGDLYSVLG from the coding sequence ATGGCTGCAGCATCGGACCGTGCCGAGGTCGACACGGCCCGCCCGTTCCGGTCTGTCAAGGAGGCCGTCGCCGTGTTCGGGGATCGCATCACCGTCGGCGAGAGCCACTCCAGGCACAGTAGCagtgctgccgccaccgccaccgccaatGCCAGTGCTAGTGCCAATTCCATGCCTACCGCAAGTGCCAAGCATgaagctagcagcagcagcagcaccatgaCCTTTTCTCCAAACCCAATGGCAGAAGCTGAAGAGGAGATCATGCCCGCCACTGTGCCGATGTACTCCgctccgtcctcgccgccgtcgctcacgtcgtcgccgtcgccgatcaAGGCGCGAGGCGACGACCGGGACCATGAGGTGGGTGGGCTCGTGGTCATGCGCTCCATCCGGAagctggaggcggaggtggccgaGACGAGGCAGGAGGTGGCGCAGCTCAGGAAGCGCGGGAACGAGATGGAGATGGCCGTGGCCAGCCTCAACGCGCAGCTACACCGGGGCCTCTCCAAGCTCGCCGAGATGGAGGCCgacagggcggcggcggcggcgcggcgcagcaTCGGCGGCGACACCGACGTGGCGTCCACGCTCCGGAGCGAGCGGTGGGGCGACAAGCTCGGAGCGGGCGAGTACCTGCCGTCATTCTCGCACGCGCTGAGCCTTGGCGAGATCGACGACGCTGAGCTCATGGGAAGCCGGAGTAGGAAGGCGCAGAAGGTGAAGCCCATCGTGCCGCTCATCGGCGACATCCTCTTCTCCAAGAGGAAGAGCACCAAGGAGAAGCTCGATGATGGATTCTACAGTGGTGATCTTTACAGCGTGTTAGGCTAG
- the LOC117866512 gene encoding amino acid permease 3, which yields MSTKAAALEVSVEAGNGRDGAWLDDDGRPRRTGTVWTASAHIITAVIGSGVLSLAWAIAQLGWAAGPAVMLLFAFVIYYTSTLLAECYRSGGDPVAGKRNYTYMDAVRASLGGAKVRLCGAIQYANLFGVAIGYTIAASISMLAIKRADCFHAKGHRNPCRSSSNPYMILFGVAEVVFSQIPDFDQIWWLSIVAAVMSFTYSAIGLALGVMQTVANGGFRGSLTGVAVGAGVTSAQKIFRSLQAFGNIAFAYSYAIILIEIQDTIKAPPPSEAKVMKKATMISVATTTVFYMLCGCMGYAAFGDDAPDNLLTGFGFYEPFWLLDIANAAIVVHLVGAYQVFCQPLFAFVEKWAAATWPDSAFISREVRLGPFVLSVFRLTWRTAFVALTTVTAMLLPFFGDVVGLLGAVSFWPLTVYFPVEMYIVQHGVRRGSTRWACLQTLSAACLFVSVAAAAGSIADVIDALKVYRPFSG from the exons ATGTCAAcgaaggcggcggcgttggaggtGTCGGTGGAGGCGGGGAACGGTCGCGACGGGGCGTGGCTGGACGACgacgggcggccgcggcggacggGCACGGTGTGGACGGCGAGCGCGCACATCATCACGGCGGTGATCGGCTCCGGCGTGCTGTCCCTGGCGTGGGCGATCGCGCAGctggggtgggcggcgggcccCGCCGTCATGCTGCTCTTCGCCTTCGTCATCTACTACACCTCCACGCTCCTCGCCGAGTGCTACCGCTCCGGCGGCGACCCCGTCGCCGGCAAGCGGAACTACACCTATATGGACGCCGTCCGCGCCAGCCTCGGCGGCGCCAAGGTCAGGCTCTGCGGCGCCATCCAGTACGCCAACCTCTTCGGCGTCGCCATCGGTTACACCATCGCCGCATCCATCAGCATGCT GGCGATCAAGAGGGCGGACTGCTTCCACGCCAAGGGCCACAGGAACCCGTGCCGGAGCTCCAGCAACCCGTACATGATCCTCTTCGGTGTCGCCGAGGTCGTCTTCTCGCAGATTCCGGACTTCGACCAGATATGGTGGCtctccatcgtcgccgccgtcatgtCCTTCACCTACTCCGCCATCGGCCTCGCCCTCGGCGTCATGCAGACCGTCGCCAACGGCGGGTTCCGGGGCAGCCTCaccggcgtcgccgtcggcgccggcgtcacCTCCGCGCAGAAGATCTTCCGCAGCCTCCAGGCCTTCGGCAACATCGCCTTCGCGTACTCCTACGCCATCATCCTCATCGAGATCCAG GACACGAtcaaggcgccgccgccgtcggaggcgAAGGTGATGAAGAAGGCGACGATGATCAGCGTGGCGACGACCACCGTCTTCTACATGCTGTGCGGGTGCATGGGGTACGCGGCGTTCGGCGACGACGCCCCCGACAACCTCCTCACGGGGTTCGGATTCTACGAGCCCTTCTGGCTCCTCGACATCGCcaacgccgccatcgtcgtGCACCTCGTCGGCGCGTACCAGGTCTTCTGCCAGCCGCTCTTCGCCTTCGTCGAGAAGTGGGCGGCCGCGACGTGGCCCGACAGCGCCTTCATCTCACGGGAGGTCAGGCTCGGCCCCTTCGTCCTCAGCGTGTTCCGGCTCACATGGCGCACGGCGTTCGTCGCCCTCACCACCGTCACCGCCatgctcctccccttcttcggcGACGTCGTGGGGCTCCTCGGCGCCGTCTCCTTCTGGCCGCTCACCGTCTACTTCCCCGTCGAGATGTACATCGTGCAGCACGGCGTGCGCAGGGGGAGCACGCGATGGGCGTGCCTGCAGACGCTCAGCGCCGCCTGCCTGTTCGtgtccgtggccgccgccgccggctccattGCCGACGTCATCGACGCGCTCAAGGTGTACCGCCCGTTCAGCGGCTAG